The Aggregatilinea lenta genome includes a region encoding these proteins:
- a CDS encoding ArnT family glycosyltransferase, producing MKLWHKLALICLAALILRAGLAAFVAHPGIADPNHYYNLGRELTAGHGFQIDYIWQFYAKPDAVVHPIDWWMPLTGVIAAGGMTLFGVSVHAALAPFVVLGALLPLLAYAATRQLGGSELAGLFAAAAVAVLPELVLNSVRTNTLIPNALFVCGAIMLLVRGMRTGDPRTLAGSGLLAGLAYLTRSEAILLLPMLVVTAALYAIVRPSALRAKPVTLLLPIVVAGIVVAPWLARNLHEFGWLTPPNQSQFAFWDDIREQYAYEPHFTWSTLRASKSLSAIVAKRLFEMAASVKLLYTGLDVFLPVPMIGGLLWLAARRDRDRLLTLAPTLILLLGFFVFYTVINPYMSQGGSFKKAYLSLVPLLIPLGAIVMERAVPERRLLLGAMGLALVLMTANAVEMVRADVRFTNTYVDDMRQVVATVRTLPDTNGDGDIVLMNQDQFMLSFLGVKSVVIPFDDRDTVLEAAGRYGVDYLLMPPARPSIDALYHGEEVDSRFVLAATVPGTQYELYRFEPDQP from the coding sequence ATGAAACTCTGGCACAAGCTCGCACTGATTTGTCTTGCCGCGCTGATCCTGCGTGCAGGGCTGGCGGCATTCGTCGCGCACCCCGGCATTGCCGATCCCAATCACTATTATAATCTTGGACGCGAGCTAACGGCGGGGCACGGCTTCCAGATCGACTACATCTGGCAGTTCTACGCTAAGCCTGACGCCGTCGTCCACCCGATCGACTGGTGGATGCCGCTGACCGGCGTCATTGCGGCGGGTGGTATGACCCTTTTCGGCGTCAGCGTGCACGCCGCGCTGGCCCCGTTCGTCGTGCTCGGGGCGCTCCTGCCCCTGCTCGCCTATGCGGCCACGCGGCAGTTGGGCGGCTCGGAGTTGGCGGGCCTGTTCGCGGCAGCGGCGGTCGCTGTGCTGCCGGAGCTGGTGCTGAACTCCGTGCGCACCAACACGCTGATCCCCAACGCACTGTTTGTCTGCGGCGCGATCATGCTGCTGGTGCGCGGTATGCGAACCGGCGATCCGCGCACGCTGGCGGGCAGCGGCCTGCTGGCGGGGCTGGCCTACCTCACCCGCAGCGAGGCGATCCTGCTTCTGCCGATGCTGGTCGTCACCGCCGCGTTGTACGCGATCGTGCGCCCGTCCGCGCTGCGCGCGAAGCCCGTTACGCTGCTGCTGCCGATCGTCGTCGCCGGGATCGTCGTCGCGCCCTGGCTGGCGCGCAACCTGCATGAGTTCGGCTGGCTGACCCCACCCAACCAGAGCCAGTTCGCCTTCTGGGACGACATCCGCGAGCAGTACGCCTACGAGCCGCACTTCACCTGGAGTACCCTGCGCGCCTCGAAGAGCCTGAGTGCAATCGTCGCCAAGCGCCTGTTCGAAATGGCCGCCAGCGTCAAGCTGCTCTACACCGGCCTGGATGTGTTCCTGCCTGTGCCGATGATCGGCGGACTGCTGTGGCTGGCCGCGCGCCGCGACCGGGATCGCCTGCTAACCCTCGCGCCCACGCTGATCCTGCTGCTCGGCTTTTTCGTCTTCTACACCGTCATCAACCCCTACATGAGCCAGGGCGGCAGCTTCAAAAAAGCGTACCTCTCGCTCGTGCCGCTGCTGATCCCGCTGGGCGCGATCGTCATGGAGCGCGCCGTCCCGGAGCGCCGCCTGCTGCTGGGCGCGATGGGTCTCGCGCTGGTGCTGATGACCGCTAACGCGGTCGAGATGGTGCGCGCCGATGTGCGCTTTACCAATACATACGTGGACGACATGCGTCAGGTTGTGGCGACTGTGCGCACCCTGCCGGACACGAACGGCGACGGCGACATCGTGCTCATGAACCAGGACCAGTTCATGCTGAGCTTCCTGGGGGTGAAGTCGGTCGTGATCCCCTTCGATGACCGCGACACCGTACTGGAAGCGGCGGGGCGCTACGGCGTGGACTACCTGCTCATGCCGCCCGCTCGCCCCTCAATCGACGCGCTGTACCACGGCGAGGAAGTCGATTCGCGCTTCGTGCTGGCCGCCACCGTACCGGGGACCCAGTACGAGCTGTACCGCTTCGAGCCGGACCAGCCGTGA
- a CDS encoding ArnT family glycosyltransferase encodes MTGHLRTHRVLLVILAVALLLRLAHGITQDHEAVFGAGNDSAWYLQNGIWMVTDDLPGPPTTAPLYLLFIGAWEWLLSPHGAAIIAIRLCQAILSTLTCYFAYRLAWTASKDRRAGLLAAAALAVGPAFIVEAAQVLTETLYIFFVMGALWLYVDFAALPDAPERPPWRALAVAGVVFGLATLTRAIPLLFPLGLAIHLILLRGWRHGLAQAAALIVPFALVVSTWTIYNVVAWDTFVIGGDGFASFLYIGAREWEGPEATDQQLAEDVPELSPDELTNPDRDDVFLTGAQRAISEDPVGYVTRRVKQLASAYLQPHGTTFFDGPSLKDMARDWLTDDRSLNGLRDLVGGQGFWPKLALYLFHYTALVAGAAGMWITRRRWRSTLPLLGFALYTTLVHLFLLALPRYLFPAEPVWWISAAAALVALWDWAASRRGSARQTAGSAA; translated from the coding sequence GTGACCGGTCACTTACGCACGCACCGGGTCCTGCTGGTTATCCTGGCCGTGGCCCTGCTGCTACGGCTGGCGCATGGCATCACGCAGGATCACGAGGCCGTGTTCGGCGCGGGCAATGACTCGGCATGGTACCTGCAAAATGGGATCTGGATGGTCACCGACGACCTGCCCGGCCCGCCGACCACCGCCCCGCTCTACCTGCTGTTTATCGGCGCGTGGGAATGGCTGCTCTCGCCGCACGGCGCGGCCATCATCGCGATCCGGCTCTGCCAGGCGATCCTCAGCACGCTCACCTGCTATTTCGCCTACCGCCTCGCCTGGACCGCCAGCAAAGACCGACGCGCGGGCTTGCTGGCGGCGGCAGCCCTGGCCGTTGGCCCGGCGTTCATCGTCGAAGCGGCGCAAGTGCTCACCGAGACGTTGTACATCTTCTTCGTCATGGGCGCGCTGTGGCTGTACGTGGACTTCGCCGCGCTGCCCGACGCGCCGGAGCGCCCACCGTGGCGCGCGCTGGCCGTCGCCGGGGTCGTCTTCGGGCTGGCGACGCTGACCCGTGCGATCCCGCTGCTGTTCCCGCTCGGCCTCGCGATCCACCTGATCCTGCTGCGCGGCTGGCGGCATGGGCTGGCGCAGGCCGCTGCACTGATCGTGCCGTTCGCTTTGGTCGTCTCCACCTGGACGATCTATAACGTCGTCGCGTGGGATACGTTCGTGATCGGCGGGGACGGCTTCGCGTCGTTCCTGTACATCGGCGCGCGCGAGTGGGAAGGGCCGGAAGCGACTGACCAGCAGCTCGCGGAAGACGTGCCGGAACTCTCGCCCGATGAGCTGACCAACCCCGACCGTGACGACGTCTTCCTGACCGGCGCACAGCGCGCCATCTCCGAAGATCCGGTGGGCTACGTGACTCGCCGCGTGAAACAGCTTGCCAGCGCCTATTTGCAGCCCCACGGCACGACCTTCTTCGACGGACCGAGCCTCAAAGACATGGCGCGCGATTGGCTCACGGACGACCGTTCGCTGAACGGCCTGCGCGATCTGGTCGGCGGGCAGGGCTTCTGGCCCAAGCTGGCGCTCTACCTGTTCCACTATACCGCCCTCGTCGCGGGCGCGGCGGGCATGTGGATCACGCGCCGCCGCTGGCGCAGCACGCTGCCGCTGCTGGGCTTCGCGCTGTATACCACGCTGGTTCACCTCTTTTTGCTGGCCCTGCCCCGCTACCTGTTCCCCGCCGAGCCGGTCTGGTGGATCTCCGCCGCCGCCGCGCTGGTCGCGCTGTGGGATTGGGCGGCCTCGCGCAGGGGTTCCGCCCGGCAAACGGCTGGCAGCGCGGCCTGA